A segment of the Fibrobacter sp. UWB4 genome:
TTTTTTAGGAGCGCGGAATTCTTCTTGACGTCGCCCGCGCTTTCGGCACCTGTGGCGCAGAGGGCGCCCTTGAGCTTCACGCCGTCGAAACAGGCGATCCACCCCCCAATGCCGCGTTTCGCGATATTCATGGCTTTCGCGTCGGTGTCGGCGGCAGAAGTGAGCAGGTAAATTTCGCGGAACTTGTAATCGCTGGAATAGAGGGAATTCGCGCGGTCGAGCATCGTCTTGAGCTGGCCGCTCATCTCGTAATAGTAAATCGGCGTTGCAAACACGATGACATCGGCCGATTCCATCTTCTTGGTGATGGCGGGAGCGTCGTCCTTGATGACGCACTTGCCCTTCTTCTGGCAAGCGAGGCAGCCCATGCAAAAACCGATCTTCTTGCCGCGCAGCGACTCGAATTCCACCTTGTTGCCCGCCTCGGCGGCGCCCTTCGCGAACTCCTGCGCCAGGGTTTCGGAGTTGCTCCCCTTGCGCAAGCTGCTGGACAAGACCAATACTTTTTTCATAGGTTCCTCTCGGTTGAAGTCTTTACATGTTCAAATATACCTCTTTTTTTAGATATTGCAAATACTTTGTTTTCATAACTAGATATGCCTATAAGGCATAGAAAACAAGCTTTCACAAGCATTAGTTATTCCTTTCGGGCATTTTTTTGCAATTTCATACCCGCGGGGCTTGAATTTTATTAGTTTTCGGGTATGGAACTTCGAGTTTTGCGGTATTTTCTGGAGGCGGCGCGGTTGGGGAATGTCTCGCGCGCGGCGGATAATCTTTGCGTGACGCAGCCGACGGTGAGTCGCCAGCTCAAGGAGTTGGAGGAGGAGCTGGGCGAGAAGCTTTTCGAGCGCACGAACTACGCGATTCGGCTGACGCCTGCGGGGGAACTCTTGCGGGAGCGTGCGGAGGATATCCTTTCGATGGCGGACAGGACGGTGCAGGATTTCAAGTCGCTGAAGGAAGACGAGGTGGTGGGTGAAATCGCCATTGCCTGCGCGGAATCGCGGAACGTGAACTTTCTTTCGAAGTGCATCGCGATTCTCCGGGACGACTATCCGAAGATTAAGTACAACTTATATTCGGGCGACAGCGAGCGCGCCCTGGAAAAGCTGGACAAGGGCATTTTCGATTTCGCGGTGGTTGTAGATAACGTCGATTTGGAAAAGTACAACTGCCTTGCGGTGCGTTCGGTGGACCGCTGGGGCGTGGTGATGCGTCGCGACGACCCTTTGGCCAAGCGGGATTTCGTCGAGCCGAAGGACTTGCTCGACAAGCCGCTGTTGGCGTCGCGCCAGGCGATGGTGGCGGATTTACCGAAATGGTTCGGCGACGATATTTCGAGGCTGAACGTAATCGTGGGGCTGGATCTTTCGTACAACGGTTCGGTGCTTGCCAAAGAGGGCTCGGGCTACCTGCTCACTTTCGACGGCCTAGTGGATACGAGCCGCAGTTCGCGCCTGTGTTTCAGGCCGCTCATGCCCGAACTCACCACCAACATGTATATCATTTGGCGGCGGGGCCAGCAGTTCACTCGGGCGGGCGAACTTTTCCTCGATACGCTCCGGCACGTGCTGGGGGAATAGAAAAGATTAGAGGACTATTGTTCACGGGCATCGCTATCGATGCGGACTCCGGCGAGGTTGTGGGGCTGTACATTCTCCACCCGAACAATGTCGGGCGCTGCGGGCACATTTCAAACGCGAGCTATGCGGTGAAGAAGAACAAGCGTGGCCAGCATAACGGTGAATTTCTCGTAAAGGATTGCCTCGCGAAGGCCAAGGAAATCGGTTTCAGGATTTTGCAGTTCAATGCGGTTGTCGCGACAAATACATCTGCATTGAAGTTGTACAAAAAGCTAGGCTTTACGCAACTCGGCGTGATACCCAAGGGATTTTTGCTCAAGGACGGGAACTACGAGGACATCATCCCGCATTATATAGAACTTTAAAACGGTTGCGCGCCAGCAATCTGGTGATAGGCAACAAATATAAGAAACACGCACAAAAGACGGACGATGACGGAGCTTGCGCTGCTACAAGTACGATTGTTGTCGCGACAGACCATGGTACAAGAGCAATTACCGTTACAGCGGAATCGTAAAGATCCAACGCATGATGCTCTCGACAATCAGTCGATTCTTCTGTTGGCGACGTCAGTTGGTGTGTTAGAACAATTGTCAATGTCTGATTGCATGTCACGCAGGCCATCAATATGGACGTAGCGAGTTTAGATACAAAAGAATTTGTACAGGATTCTAGTTTTTGGATCTTTGATTTCAACGAATCTAGCAGCCGCGTTTCCTTGAAGATTCCGCCATAACACCCTGCGATGACGACAATGATGAAAACATTCACCATTGACAAAACTCCACCGCCATTTACCATTTTATTTAGTTCAGGGACGCCTGCACGATAGCCAAAAACAAGCATTTTAAAAATTTCGGGCAGCATGCAATTTTCAATAACGAAGGCTGTCACAAACGCACTAATTGCGCTACATAAAAGCACAAGCCAAGAGCGCAACCGTAAAACCGAAAGTACAACCATCAAAATCGCAGGGACAAAGCCCCACCACGAAAGCGTAAATTTCAACGAGAACAGACTCTCAGCAGAAAAAGCACTTTTCGATTCATCTAAAACAAATCCTGCTACAAGGTAAATCACACAACTCAACAACAGCGGAAGCCAAGTCGTTCTGAGCATGTTGCGAACATTCCGATAAATATCGGTTCCTGTAATATTTGCAGTCAAAAGCGCCATCGAAGAAATCGGGGAAAGTCGATTCCCAAAGTATGCACCAGAAAGAATCGCTCCGCCCGTCCACATGGGGCTTATGCCTAGGGGCTGAGCCGAAGTCGCACAGATGACCCCCATCGTAGCCGCAGTACCAAGCGAAGTTCCCGTCAAAAGTGACATTGCGCAATTCAGAAGAAACGTCACAAGAATAAAGCTTTGTGGGTGAATTAAATGCGTTGCGCAACTCACAATAACAGGAATTGTACCACTTGCACGCCAAAGAGAGGTCAAGACGCCCACAAGTACAAACAAAATCAACAATCCGCGGGTTGTTTTGATGCCGCGAGCGCACATCCCGAGTATTTGCGAAAATGAAAAAGAACGTCTTTTAGCAAGCCCGACGAGAATGCACAAGCCCGACAAAAGCGCAAGAATCATTTTAAAATTCAATAAATTCCAAATCACGGCGCCCAAAAATAGAAATGATTACAGCGCGCTGTCGAGTGCCATCATGAGCGTGAAGCCGACGGCGAAGAGAATTGTGCCTGCGTCAAAGTGGTCGCCTTCGCTCACTTCGGGGAGCATTTCTTCGACGACAACGTAAATCATTGCGCCTGCCGCAAACGAGAGCAGGTAGGGCATAAATGGCGAAAGGATTTCGGCGGCGATTAAGGTAATCAAGGCACCGATGGGTTCGACGGCTCCAGAGAGCGCCCCAAGTGCGAATGCTTTTTTGCGCGTTGCGCCTTCGGCTTTTAGCGGGAGCGAAACGACGGCACCTTCGGGAAAGTTCTGGATGGCGATGCCGATGGAAAGCGCAAATGCAGCTGAAAGTGTGATGGCGACATTTCCGGAAAGCCAACCTGCGAAAACGATGCCGACGGCCATGCCTTCGGGCAAGTTGTGGAGCGTCACGGCGAGCGTGAGCATCGTGGTGCGTTTGAGTTTTGCTCTCGGGCCTTCGGGTGTTTTGCTGCCCAAGTGCAAATGCGGCGTGATTTTATCCAAGATGAACAGGAATAAAATGCCTGCCCAGAATCCCACTGCGGCGGGTGCAAATGATAATTTCCCCAAATGTTCGCTTGCTTCGATAGCCGGGAGGAGCAGGCTCCAGACGGATGCCGCTACCATGACTCCGGCCGCAAATGCTAAAAGTCCGCGCTTGAGGTTTTGCTTCATTTGCCCACGGATAAAGAATACGCAGGCAGCGCCGAGAACTGTCCCTAAAAACGGGATGGTGAGACCTTGAATAATGGGTAAAATGGGTTGACTCATACGAGAAAAGATAGTATTAAAATGATGTGATTTCAAAAAATCACGCTGGAGTTTTGAAGGTCTAATTGGAGTAGCGTAAACGTTTGTGTTTTTGTATCGTAGACGCATGAATAAGATAAAGTCCTTTGTTATCGCGGCTTCTGCCGTATTACTTTTTACGACGTCCGCAAATGCGTGTCTTGCCGCCTGCAAGGAAAAGAAGCGGGATGAAGCTTACAGTAAACCTCTATCGGCTGCTGCGTTGCAGACTGTTATTGATAACGCTTTGCCGCTGAAGGCGGTGGACCCGGAACTTGGCGAACCTTATCAGGTCTACCCGATTGACGTAAAACCGTATGATAAGGATTTCCATGCAACGCTGATTGAATATCCTTATGGGAGTTCTCCGCGTGCGGTGACGCATGAACCGAATCCGCGAGGGATTATCTTGTACGTGCATGGTTATAATGATTACTTCTTCCAGGAAGAACTTGCGGAAAAATCGGATTCTGCAGGTTTTGCGTTCTTTGCAATTGACTTGCATTACAATGGTCGTTCGTATAGTGAAGGCGAGCCGCGCTCGGATATGCGTAGCGTCAAGGAATACTATGCGGAGTTGGATGCTGCTGTGGCGCTCAGCAAGAAGATTGCGTCGAAAGGCTCGAATGCAAAATTGCCGTTTGTCGTTCTCGGGCATTCGCAGGGTGGGTTGATCACGCCGAATTATCTGAATGAACGCAATAGCGAAGATTTTGCGGCTCTCGTTTTGAATAGCCCGTTCCTAGATTATAAAAATAGCTGGTTTGTTCGCAACGTGGCCTTTCCTGTATTTTCGGATATTGCGCTGTTGTTGCCCGATGCACCCGCTCCGAAACAGGAAGCCCCTAAGTACAACATATCTCTTTTGAAAAGTGAAAAGGGCGAGTGGGAATTTAATCGTGAATTGAAAAGCGATGAATGGCCGCAACAGTACTTTGGTTACCTCCGTGCGACAACTCGCGGCATCAAGTGGATCCATGCGGGAATGCAGATCAAGGCTCCTGTTCTCATGATGCGTAGCGGCTGCACGGTGAACACGGTCAAGTGGGATGACGACTACATGCGTTGCGACTGCATGCTTGATGTGAATCTCCTTGAAAAGTGGGCTCCGAAATTGGGTAGTGATGTTACGACCGTAACGATTGAGGATGGCATGCATGACTTGTTCCTCTCGCGCAAGGATGTTCGCGATAACGCTTACCGCACGATGTTTGAATTCTTGGATGGAGCTGTTTTGCGGAAGCAGATTGTCGTTGCGCAGAACTTTTAATAATTAGATTTTGTTTTAATCGGTTAGCGCACTTTCCTTGTCATGAGGGGAGTGCGTTTTTTAGGAGAAAAATATGAGTAAGAACATTTGGGATGTCTTTGCGCCGGTTTACGAATTCGCGATGCGTTCGCAGAAGGATATTTATGATTTTATGTATGGGCGGATTGGGGAGGTTGTGCGGGGCAAGGATGTGCTTGAACTGGCGACGGGCCCGGGGATGATTGCGCGGCATATTGCGCCGCAGGCGAATCATGTAGTGGCGACGGATTTTGCGCCGAAGATGATCGAGACGGCTCGCAAGGCGAAGAATCCGGAAAATGTGCGCTTTGAAGTGGCTGATGCGACTTCGTTACGGTTTATGGACAAAGCTTTTGATGTCGTCGTTATTGCGAATGCGCTCCACATTATCCCAGAGCCTTCAAAGGCGCTTGCGGAAATCCGCCGCGTTTTGAAAGATGACGGCGTGCTGATTGCCCCGAACTTTATATTCCCTGCTGACGGTAAAAGAAACTTGTGGCAAAAGCTTTTGAGTCTTGTCGGTGTCCGCTTTGCGCACGAATGGACGGAAGACGAATACAAGTCTTTTTTGAAAGGGAATGGCTGGACGATAACGGAAAATTGCGTTATTAAGGGGCGGATTGATTTAGCGTATGTGGAATGCGGGAAATAGAAAATCGCGTACTAAAAACAGAAAATTGCCCCGGATTTCTCCGGGGCAATTTAGTAGGTGGTTATTGAATGAGTTCTAATTTACTTCTTGGAGCTTGAGCATTTTGCCGAAGAGGCCGCCCTTTGCTTTGAGTTCTGCGGGGGAGCCGGTTTCGACAACTTGACCGTTTTGCAGGACCACGACCTTGTCGGCATTTGCGATGGTGCGCATGCGGTGGGCGATGATGATGACGGTCTTGTTTTGCACGAGTTCCGAAATGCTTTGCTGAATCTTGGATTCGTTTTCGACATCGAGGCTTGCGGTGGCTTCGTCAAGGAGCACGATGGGGGCGTCCTTGAGGATGGCGCGGGCGATGGAGATTCGCTGGCGTTCGCCGCCGGAGAGCGTGTCGCCGTTTTCGCCGATGACGGTGTCGTAGCCTTGCGGGAGTCTTTGGACAAAGTCATCGCAGTTGGCGAGTTTTGCAGCTCGCAGGATTTCTTCGTCGGTGGCGTCGCGTTTACCGATGCGAATGTTGTCGCGGATGGACGTGTTGAACAGCACGACATCCTGGAAGACGATGGAGAAGTTTTTGAGGAGCGTTTCGGGATCGATTCTCGAAATGTCCTGGCCGCCGAGCGTGATGGTACCGCCTTGAATGTCCCAGAAGCGGGCGGCGAGCTTTGCTGCGGTTGTCTTTCCGCTGCCAGACGGGCCCACGAGTGCGGTGATTTCGCCTTGCTTGGCGGTGAACGAAGCCTTCTTCAAGACTTGCTTTTCTTCGTTGTAGTAGAAGTCAACGTTCTTGAATTCAATGTCATAATCAGCGGGCTCAAACTTTGTGGAACCGCGCTGGACTTCCATATCGTCCATTTCCTTGAATCGCTTGAGACGAACATCCAAGAAGAATAGTTCCGTCATGTTGTTTAGAACGAGATAAATGGGGCTGTAAATCGTCGATGCGCAGACGATGTACACGAGATAATCAAATACGCTTAATTTGTCTTGTGCAAGGAGGATAGAACCGAAAATGAGAACGGAAGCAAGTCCGAGTTTCAGGAAAATCTGGGCGCCGTTCAAGATGACACCAGACATGAATTCGCCTTTAATCTGGGAATGTTCATAGAATTTGGAGTGATCATCCAATGCTTTGCAGACTCTTTCTTCTTCGCAGTAGGACTTGATTTCTTGAATATTTTCAAGGCTTTCCTGAATGTCTTCGGTAATGACGCGGGCCGCATTGTAGGTATGCTTGAAGTTTTTGAACTGTAATTTGCGGGACAAGTAAATGAGCAAGCCTGCAAATGGTGCTACCCACAAAAGTGCAGCAGCCATCAACGGGTTGTAAATGATGAGTGCGACTGCGCAGATAACGAGCATCGCGGCGACTGCGAAAATTTCAGGAACGGCGTGCGAGAAAATCATTTCAAGTGCGTTCACGTCATTCATGATGGTCGAAGTCAAGTCGGAAAGGTCCTTTTTGCCAAAGAAGGCGAGCGGGAGCTTGCGCAACTTTTCGGCAAGCGTGATGCGACGTTTTTTACATTCCGAATAGACAGATTCGTACGTGCTGTCGTAAGAGAGCGCATAGATGAAGTACATGACAAGGTAAATGACGACCGCAATTGCTATGTAAACCCAGAAATTATGCGGTTCTGCCGACGGATTTTGCATTTTCGCCATGAATTCCTTGAGGAACAGGAATACGAACGAAAGCGGGAGCATTAACGAGAGGTAATGCCACGTTGTCCAAAATACGCCTTTGATAAATGTTTTTGTACCTTCATCAGAGAGGACAAAGCGATTTTTGATCCAATTATACATTCTTGCCTCCGATAGTCCAGCTGACGGACTGCTGATAATCTTGCCACATCTTGGCGAATATGCCACCCTTTTCGACGAGTTCCTTGTGCGTGCCGCGTTCCACGATTTCACCGCCTTGTACGACGAGAATCTGGTCGGCATTCACGATGCTTGTGAGTCTGTGTGCAATCATCAAGACTGTTTTGCCCTTGGAAAGCGTTTGCAATGCTTGCTGGATAAGGCTTTCGTTTTCAGGGTCTGCAAATGCGGTGGCTTCGTCGAGAACGACAATCGGAGCGTTCTTGAGGATGGCGCGTGCGAGGACGATTCGCTGCTGTTCACCACCGGAGAGGTATGTACCCTTGCTGCCGATGACGGTGTTGATGCCTTCGGGCAAGCGGTCAATGATTTCGCGGCATTGGGCGAGATCGAGTGCCTTGTTGACGCTTTCAATGGATGCCTCAGGAGTTCCGTAACGGACGTTTTCCAAAATACTCTTCTTGAAGAGTCGAGTATTCTGGAAAACGAATGATGTGTTTTTCATGAGGACTTCTTGGGGTATTTCCTTGATGGGCGCGCCGCCGACTAAAATTTCACCATCGTTGGCATCGAAGAATCTCGGGACGAGCTTTGCAATGGTGCTCTTGCCGCCGCCAGATGCACCGACGAGAGCGACTGTTTCGCCTTCCTTTATTTTGAATGAAATGTCATGAAGGACTTCATTTTCTGTGCCGGGGTAGGTGAACTTGACATTCTTGAATTCAACATCGAAATGCTTGACTTCTTGCGGGTTTGTCGGTGTAGCAAGTTCCGGGTAATCTGTCAACGATTCAATGCTACCAATGGCGAGTTTTGCCTGGTTTACGGCTTGGCTCAAGTACATGCTGCGCATGACGCACTGCGAGAAAACGGGGGTCACGAGAACGTAGAGCATCAAGTCCACGATTGTTGCGGCGATGTTGCCCGAACTCGTTGCAATCAGGAATGCCGTGGGAACAAGGATGAGGGCGACGCCGTTGATGAGCGTCGTGTAAGAGCACATGATGAACTTCCAACTGCTGGAATATGCAGTGACCATTTGATGGTAATCATCAATCGTTTTATAGAAATTCTTGAAGGAGAAAATTGTTTGTTGGAAGACTTTCACGACGGGGATGCCGCGCACGTATTCGACCGCTTCTGTATTCATGTCTTCGAGAGACTTCATGTACTTTTGCATAAAGTCCTTGCTCTTGTTCATCTTGGAGCCGAGCGTGATGATGGCGTAGGCAATTGGGACGAGTGATGCGATGCCAAGACGCCAATCGAAAATGAACAACAATACGAGCGAGGCGATGGGAACGACGATGGTCCCTGCTAAATCCGGGAGTTCGTGCGCCATGAATGTATGTGTGACGGCGGCGTTATCGTCAATGATTTTACGGATGCGTCCGGTGGGGTTCTTGTCGAAAAAGCCAAGCGGGAGCTTTAGCAGTTTTTTCATGGTGATTCTGCGGATGTTGCCTTCGATGCGGAAGGCGACTAAGTGCGAACAGATGAGGGCAGAAAAGTAAAGCACGACGCTCGCTGCCGAGAAAATGACGGCCATCAATGCGTAATGCTTGACCATATCGTATGAAATATTGCCTGTGTCTGCGAATAATTCACGGACGATGAGCCATACATATATAAAGGGAGCGATCCCAGCGATGGAACTCAATGATGAAAATAAAAGTGCAAACGGATATAAAATTTTTCGCGATTGCATATAAGGTGTTAGTCTTTTGAAAACACTCATAGTTACCTTCTGTTTGTTTTTCGCACCAATTTTAATTTATTGAGGTCTTGTTTTAAAGGCTATATTAGTCATATCTAACTTTTTGGATTGGTTTGGGTCCATTTGGAGTTGAGGCGGTCTTTGGGGATTTCTAAAATGCGGGCGAAACTTAAAAGGTGTATAACACTAGGAGTCATGAATGAACAAAAAACTTATTGCAGTTACTTTTGCTGCGAGCCTTTTTGCAGCATGCGGTAGC
Coding sequences within it:
- a CDS encoding flavodoxin family protein; the protein is MKKVLVLSSSLRKGSNSETLAQEFAKGAAEAGNKVEFESLRGKKIGFCMGCLACQKKGKCVIKDDAPAITKKMESADVIVFATPIYYYEMSGQLKTMLDRANSLYSSDYKFREIYLLTSAADTDAKAMNIAKRGIGGWIACFDGVKLKGALCATGAESAGDVKKNSALLKKAFAMGKKV
- a CDS encoding LysR family transcriptional regulator, whose protein sequence is MELRVLRYFLEAARLGNVSRAADNLCVTQPTVSRQLKELEEELGEKLFERTNYAIRLTPAGELLRERAEDILSMADRTVQDFKSLKEDEVVGEIAIACAESRNVNFLSKCIAILRDDYPKIKYNLYSGDSERALEKLDKGIFDFAVVVDNVDLEKYNCLAVRSVDRWGVVMRRDDPLAKRDFVEPKDLLDKPLLASRQAMVADLPKWFGDDISRLNVIVGLDLSYNGSVLAKEGSGYLLTFDGLVDTSRSSRLCFRPLMPELTTNMYIIWRRGQQFTRAGELFLDTLRHVLGE
- a CDS encoding Na+/H+ antiporter NhaC family protein, which translates into the protein MIWNLLNFKMILALLSGLCILVGLAKRRSFSFSQILGMCARGIKTTRGLLILFVLVGVLTSLWRASGTIPVIVSCATHLIHPQSFILVTFLLNCAMSLLTGTSLGTAATMGVICATSAQPLGISPMWTGGAILSGAYFGNRLSPISSMALLTANITGTDIYRNVRNMLRTTWLPLLLSCVIYLVAGFVLDESKSAFSAESLFSLKFTLSWWGFVPAILMVVLSVLRLRSWLVLLCSAISAFVTAFVIENCMLPEIFKMLVFGYRAGVPELNKMVNGGGVLSMVNVFIIVVIAGCYGGIFKETRLLDSLKSKIQKLESCTNSFVSKLATSILMACVTCNQTLTIVLTHQLTSPTEESTDCREHHALDLYDSAVTVIALVPWSVATTIVLVAAQAPSSSVFCACFLYLLPITRLLARNRFKVLYNAG
- a CDS encoding ZIP family metal transporter, with product MSQPILPIIQGLTIPFLGTVLGAACVFFIRGQMKQNLKRGLLAFAAGVMVAASVWSLLLPAIEASEHLGKLSFAPAAVGFWAGILFLFILDKITPHLHLGSKTPEGPRAKLKRTTMLTLAVTLHNLPEGMAVGIVFAGWLSGNVAITLSAAFALSIGIAIQNFPEGAVVSLPLKAEGATRKKAFALGALSGAVEPIGALITLIAAEILSPFMPYLLSFAAGAMIYVVVEEMLPEVSEGDHFDAGTILFAVGFTLMMALDSAL
- a CDS encoding alpha/beta hydrolase → MNKIKSFVIAASAVLLFTTSANACLAACKEKKRDEAYSKPLSAAALQTVIDNALPLKAVDPELGEPYQVYPIDVKPYDKDFHATLIEYPYGSSPRAVTHEPNPRGIILYVHGYNDYFFQEELAEKSDSAGFAFFAIDLHYNGRSYSEGEPRSDMRSVKEYYAELDAAVALSKKIASKGSNAKLPFVVLGHSQGGLITPNYLNERNSEDFAALVLNSPFLDYKNSWFVRNVAFPVFSDIALLLPDAPAPKQEAPKYNISLLKSEKGEWEFNRELKSDEWPQQYFGYLRATTRGIKWIHAGMQIKAPVLMMRSGCTVNTVKWDDDYMRCDCMLDVNLLEKWAPKLGSDVTTVTIEDGMHDLFLSRKDVRDNAYRTMFEFLDGAVLRKQIVVAQNF
- a CDS encoding class I SAM-dependent methyltransferase, with protein sequence MSKNIWDVFAPVYEFAMRSQKDIYDFMYGRIGEVVRGKDVLELATGPGMIARHIAPQANHVVATDFAPKMIETARKAKNPENVRFEVADATSLRFMDKAFDVVVIANALHIIPEPSKALAEIRRVLKDDGVLIAPNFIFPADGKRNLWQKLLSLVGVRFAHEWTEDEYKSFLKGNGWTITENCVIKGRIDLAYVECGK
- a CDS encoding ABC transporter ATP-binding protein; translated protein: MYNWIKNRFVLSDEGTKTFIKGVFWTTWHYLSLMLPLSFVFLFLKEFMAKMQNPSAEPHNFWVYIAIAVVIYLVMYFIYALSYDSTYESVYSECKKRRITLAEKLRKLPLAFFGKKDLSDLTSTIMNDVNALEMIFSHAVPEIFAVAAMLVICAVALIIYNPLMAAALLWVAPFAGLLIYLSRKLQFKNFKHTYNAARVITEDIQESLENIQEIKSYCEEERVCKALDDHSKFYEHSQIKGEFMSGVILNGAQIFLKLGLASVLIFGSILLAQDKLSVFDYLVYIVCASTIYSPIYLVLNNMTELFFLDVRLKRFKEMDDMEVQRGSTKFEPADYDIEFKNVDFYYNEEKQVLKKASFTAKQGEITALVGPSGSGKTTAAKLAARFWDIQGGTITLGGQDISRIDPETLLKNFSIVFQDVVLFNTSIRDNIRIGKRDATDEEILRAAKLANCDDFVQRLPQGYDTVIGENGDTLSGGERQRISIARAILKDAPIVLLDEATASLDVENESKIQQSISELVQNKTVIIIAHRMRTIANADKVVVLQNGQVVETGSPAELKAKGGLFGKMLKLQEVN
- a CDS encoding ABC transporter ATP-binding protein, which codes for MSVFKRLTPYMQSRKILYPFALLFSSLSSIAGIAPFIYVWLIVRELFADTGNISYDMVKHYALMAVIFSAASVVLYFSALICSHLVAFRIEGNIRRITMKKLLKLPLGFFDKNPTGRIRKIIDDNAAVTHTFMAHELPDLAGTIVVPIASLVLLFIFDWRLGIASLVPIAYAIITLGSKMNKSKDFMQKYMKSLEDMNTEAVEYVRGIPVVKVFQQTIFSFKNFYKTIDDYHQMVTAYSSSWKFIMCSYTTLINGVALILVPTAFLIATSSGNIAATIVDLMLYVLVTPVFSQCVMRSMYLSQAVNQAKLAIGSIESLTDYPELATPTNPQEVKHFDVEFKNVKFTYPGTENEVLHDISFKIKEGETVALVGASGGGKSTIAKLVPRFFDANDGEILVGGAPIKEIPQEVLMKNTSFVFQNTRLFKKSILENVRYGTPEASIESVNKALDLAQCREIIDRLPEGINTVIGSKGTYLSGGEQQRIVLARAILKNAPIVVLDEATAFADPENESLIQQALQTLSKGKTVLMIAHRLTSIVNADQILVVQGGEIVERGTHKELVEKGGIFAKMWQDYQQSVSWTIGGKNV